aataattccAATCAACATTGAATGCAGAGAAATGGAAACCCAGTTGACTTTGTATTTGCatgaatgaaaggcctggatagagtgaattggAAAGAAGATGTTTCCCCTAGTTGGaaattctaggaccagaggccatagactcagaataaaaggacgtaccttcagaaaggagatgaggaggaatttctttagtcgaagggtggtgaatctgtggaattaattgccacagatggctgtggaggccgttggtggatattttttaaggtggagattgacagatttgtgcgggtgtcaggggctatggggagaaggcaggggaatggggttgagagggaaagatagatcagccatgattgaatggtggagtagacctgatgggctgagtggcctaattctgctcctataacttatgaacatgaattacaATGAAATATGGAATCAATGTCTGGAGTATATTTATAATTTAAGGATTCTAGATTTTGCAACCTTCAAAACAAAATGAAGGGATATACAGTCGGGCACATTTATTTCAGCTGCATGGAGTTAAGTTAGTCTCTGCGTCCTCCTTTTCAGCCTCGGTGTCTTTCTTTCCCCTGGCCTCGTTAGTTGATAAAAAGGTTTCTGTGATTTTTGATCGGAAAGATTGGCAGAGATAAAAGTACAGGATGGGATCAAAGCAAAGGTTGAGAACGGCCAGAAGAAAGGTGGACTCCTTGGCCAGATATAGGGCTTGCTGCACACTGCAGTCTGCCTTTGGCTTGTATTGACTGAGAGTGTACGGAATCCGAATGATGTGGTAGGGCACAAAGCAAACGATGTAGATGCCAGTCAGTATCAGAATGTgcctcagagccctcctcacgtcattGCGCGTCTCTCGGTCCTTGTTTCTGTGGAGCTTTTTCACCAAAAGAAAGTTGGATGTCAGGAGGACAGCTGAAACGTTCATAAATATGGCGATGGAGATAAAATTGCTGAAGACATGCCAGCGAAGTCCCAACGGCCCCTTGATCTCCGCGCATTTCAATAGAGGCTTGGGGGCGATGGTTTTGATTGGGATTGCCATGTTTGGTATCATAAGGGACAGCACCATGACCCATACGATGGCAGACATCATCTTTGCAAACCCTGGTTCCTGTATCCTCTGGAACCTTGAGCTCCCAGAGAGCTGAACATACCGATCTATGCTCACGAATCCCAGAAATATAATGGACGCATACATATTAATGTACATGAGACATGCTGTGACTTGGCAATGGAAGATCTTCACGCTCCAGGGAGCAATGCCCAAGCTAACAACTATCTTGAAAGGGAGGGCCAAAGTCAACAGA
This sequence is a window from Leucoraja erinacea ecotype New England chromosome 14, Leri_hhj_1, whole genome shotgun sequence. Protein-coding genes within it:
- the gpr171 gene encoding G-protein coupled receptor 171, which gives rise to MPPDPLSYSNNVCLFFPQSNFQVFLSSCFRTSRRAGHLCFKGHTMNTISSNVSSTRCLMNNSMESFTYFYYLIFLIGIIGSCVALWAFSKQRKAKKCLNIYLINLLTADFLLTLALPFKIVVSLGIAPWSVKIFHCQVTACLMYINMYASIIFLGFVSIDRYVQLSGSSRFQRIQEPGFAKMMSAIVWVMVLSLMIPNMAIPIKTIAPKPLLKCAEIKGPLGLRWHVFSNFISIAIFMNVSAVLLTSNFLLVKKLHRNKDRETRNDVRRALRHILILTGIYIVCFVPYHIIRIPYTLSQYKPKADCSVQQALYLAKESTFLLAVLNLCFDPILYFYLCQSFRSKITETFLSTNEARGKKDTEAEKEDAETNLTPCS